The Cryptococcus gattii WM276 chromosome D, complete sequence region AGTGTCACGAACCCTCATAAGACACTGGCTAAAGTTCCATCACCTCCCCCGCATCCCTCTTTGCGCCCTGCGGGCGTTCGTGAGCTCCGCCGCAGGAAAGCCGAGGAAGCTTCCCAAGCTGTTGAAAGCACTCAATGGCCACCAGCGGATACTCAATCTTCATCTCAGACTACTGCgactcttcctctttccctccctccctcttccttcccagATATTCAAGATAGAGCAGCAGCAGACGAAGAAATAGAGGGTGAAGAGCTTCCCTTGTTTGAAGAATATATCCGATTGCAGGAGGGGCCACTGTCTAGTCAAATTATGGCTTCGGAGAGAACGGGTGAGGGCTTCAGTTCTCAAAGTACGAGTATGTGCCTGAGGACGCCTGCGAGCACAAGGGCATACATGAGGGAGCTGAGGGAAGGTAGAGCGGGATTGCCGATGTCGGATAAAGAATAATAATTGTTTGTATCTTTAAGGGTGTATAAAAATAGGCATAATCACATGTATCGTATAGGGCCTCGGCAATGGGCGCTTGAAGTGTAGCGCTTATGATGGGATGGTTCACGTGGTGCAGGGTCACGTGACCTATATAAGAGCGCTTAGGCTTGTTACTGTTGCCGTCATTATCGGGCTCTACACGGCAAGCATATCCCATTACTCAACTTgttttccctttcctttgTATCTTACCATCTACTTAATACATTACCAAACATGTCCTCAATCGCTTCGAGTGCTTCTCCCCTTAAGTCAACCAAGCCCACCCTCTCCAGCCAGGAGGTTATGAACCTCGAGCACGAGTACTCGGCGTCAGTGTATCAGCCTATCTGATAGAAACCGGTGGCACTAACACGTTTCGCAGTCACAATTACCACCCCCTTCCTGTGTACGTCACCGGTAATAGAGCTGTTAACAAAATCTCTGATATGGACCATTCATAGCTGTTTCGAGAAAGGTGTGGGTGCCCACGTCTGGGACCCCGAGGGCAATGAGTACCTTGACTTCCTTTCTGCCTACTCGTGAGTAGACGCTTCTTTTTGGAGATTGTGAAAGTAGAGTGTATTGATAGCTGTTAATAGAGCAGTTAATCAGGGCCATTGCCACCCCGAAATTTGTGGGTTGACATACTGAATCGCCGTCGGTCATCCTAAACTCATCTACCGTGCAGTGAACACCCTTGTCACTCAAGCCTCCAAACTCACCCTCTCCTCCCGAGCTTTCTACTCCTCTAACCTTGGTCCGTTTGCTAAGAAGATTACCTCCATGTTTGGATACGACATGGTTCTACCTATGAACACTGGTGCCGAGGCCGTTGAGACTGCTATCAAACTCGCCCGTAAGTGGGGTTacgagaagaagaagattcCCGACGGCAAGGCCAAGGTCCTTTCTGTCGAGGGTAACTTCCACGGAAGGACTATTGGTATTATCTCCATGTCCACCGACCCGGAGTCTAGAACTGGTTTTGGTCCTTTCTTAGAAAACGTTGGCCCTAGATGGGACACCGGGTTGATCAGGTACAACCACCCCGAGGATTTGGAGAAGGTGCTCGAGAAGCACGGCGATGAAGTTGCAGCCTTCTTGGTTGAGCCCATTCAGGGTGAGGCGGGGTAagtcttcttcatctttaTGGATTTCAAAAAATCACAGCGATTGACTCATCGACAGTATCTTCGTTCCTGACGATGGTTACCTTGCCAAGTGCGCTGAGATCTGCAAAAAATACAACGTTCTTTTGATCTGTGATGAGATTCAGACTGGTCTTTGCCGAACCGGTAAGATGCTCTGCTTCGAGTGGGACAACATTAGGCCGGACATTGTCATTCTTGGCAAAGCCCTTTCCGGCGGTAGTAAGTGCCTGTAATATCCTCAATTCATCGATCATCAACTAATCCGCCAACGTAGTGTACCCCGTCTCTTGTGTCCTCGCCGATAAGGACATTATGCTTTGCATTAAGCCCGGAGAGCACGGTTCTACCTACGGCGGTAACCCTCTCGGTTGCGCTGTCGCCATGACTGCTCTCGACGTTCTTGTCAAGGAGGATCTCGCCAACCGATCCCTCCAGCTTGGTGAAATCTTCCGGTCCGAACTTGCCAAGCTCAAGTCTCCTTTGATCAAGCTTATTCGTGGACGAGGATTATTCAACGGTGTGGTTATCGATGAACGCGCGAGCAAAAAGGGAAGGACAGCGTGGCAGCTTTGTCTGTTAATGAAAAGCAAGGGCTTGTTGGCCAAGCCTACTCACGTCAACATGTATGTTATTTCTTTTGGCACGGTAACAACCTGCTAATTAGAAATGTAGTATCCGATTCGCTCCCCCACTCGTAATCAGCGAGGAGGATGTTCGCAAAGCTGTCAAAATCATCGGCGAGTCTCTTGAGGAGCTGGACACTGTAAGTTATTCATGTTTTTTACATTGCAAGAACCTACTCTGATTTCTACGAAGATTGAAAAGATTCCCGGTGATGAGGGTGAGGAGCACGAAGCTGCCATCAAGCTTGATGACTAAACCTAAGCCACCTAACCGGTTATGAAGGGTGATGTAACAGTACAAATCTGCGAGAAATGGCATTTGTCGAAAGCTAGCACAATTATAGCATTACGAATTAAAATCAAAACAACAAACGATTGTTGAATGTG contains the following coding sequences:
- a CDS encoding Ornithine-oxo-acid transaminase, putative (Similar to TIGR gene model, INSD accession AAW46513.1), whose translation is MSSIASSASPLKSTKPTLSSQEVMNLEHEYSAHNYHPLPVCFEKGVGAHVWDPEGNEYLDFLSAYSAVNQGHCHPEILNTLVTQASKLTLSSRAFYSSNLGPFAKKITSMFGYDMVLPMNTGAEAVETAIKLARKWGYEKKKIPDGKAKVLSVEGNFHGRTIGIISMSTDPESRTGFGPFLENVGPRWDTGLIRYNHPEDLEKVLEKHGDEVAAFLVEPIQGEAGIFVPDDGYLAKCAEICKKYNVLLICDEIQTGLCRTGKMLCFEWDNIRPDIVILGKALSGGMYPVSCVLADKDIMLCIKPGEHGSTYGGNPLGCAVAMTALDVLVKEDLANRSLQLGEIFRSELAKLKSPLIKLIRGRGLFNGVVIDERASKKGRTAWQLCLLMKSKGLLAKPTHVNIIRFAPPLVISEEDVRKAVKIIGESLEELDTIEKIPGDEGEEHEAAIKLDD